Proteins encoded within one genomic window of Acinetobacter sp. YWS30-1:
- a CDS encoding IS5-like element ISAba27 family transposase (programmed frameshift) codes for MRYQKLNRFSDSEFQRLVGVPRPVFSEMVEVLKEAESLKKKSGRPHTLAIEDQLLLTLNYLRNYSTQLELAANYHIAESNVNRTIKKVEDALMKSRRFTLPKRSITTADEHFNWVIIDATECSIERPKKNQSKFYSGKKKKHTLKAQVIYHPNSKQIIGLDISNGSQHDIKLARKTVKKFKHCKYVMTDLGYYGLEQDGFKLLLPIKKKKNLPLFDVEKKYNKMIGKIRVVIEHINSQLKTFRILSERYRNRRKRFGLRINLIAALVNRMNLQ; via the exons ATGAGATATCAGAAATTAAATCGTTTTTCAGATTCTGAATTCCAGCGCTTGGTTGGTGTACCTCGACCAGTTTTTAGTGAAATGGTCGAAGTTTTAAAAGAAGCAGAATCACTTAAAAAGAAATCTGGGCGTCCTCATACTTTAGCTATAGAGGATCAATTATTATTAACACTCAATTACTTACGGAATTACAGCACTCAATTGGAATTGGCTGCAAATTACCATATCGCTGAAAGTAATGTGAATCGAACCATTAAAAAGGTTGAAGATGCGTTGATGAAATCAAGACGTTTTACTCTGCCAAAACGAAGTATTACCACAGCAGACGAACACTTTAACTGGGTCATTATTGATGCGACAGAATGTTCAATAGAACGTCCG AAAAAAAATCAGAGTAAGTTCTACAGTGGTAAAAAGAAGAAACATACGCTAAAAGCACAAGTGATCTATCATCCGAACAGCAAACAAATCATAGGGCTAGATATATCGAATGGCAGTCAGCACGACATTAAATTGGCAAGAAAAACGGTTAAAAAATTCAAACATTGTAAATATGTTATGACCGATTTAGGGTACTACGGATTAGAGCAAGATGGCTTTAAATTATTGCTGCCAATAAAGAAAAAGAAGAATTTACCCTTATTTGATGTTGAGAAAAAGTACAATAAAATGATTGGAAAAATACGAGTTGTGATCGAACACATTAATAGTCAATTGAAAACATTTAGAATATTAAGTGAACGCTATCGAAATAGACGAAAAAGATTCGGTTTACGCATTAACCTAATCGCTGCACTGGTAAATCGGATGAACTTGCAATAA
- the sbmA gene encoding peptide antibiotic transporter SbmA, with product MFKSFFPQPVWFFSSLVLWFLINLGLWHSGGSGWGVYLGMTEGYHDLKMPIGISRFWAPKFLWFYLWFFVSTAIFATFWYFKAKHPWQRWSVWGSAFILFNIWFGVQVNVVLNEWYSPFYDQIQNMLTQGGGDVSLLYQGALTFIYIAMVYVTLAVFNLFFVSHYVFRWRTAMNDYYTAHWEKLRHIEGASQRIQEDTMRFAKTTEQLSVSLIESLMLLMAFLPILYELSSHVRVLPIVGEIPHALMWASIGWAVLGTVILMIVGMKLPGLEFNNQKVEAAYRKELVYGEDYADRAHPLTLQELFSRVRTNYFRLYFHYAYFNMVRIWYLQLDNIYGLFILFPSIAAGAITLGLMMQILNVFGKVRESFQYLILSWPTIIELLSIYKRLKAFESHLD from the coding sequence ATGTTTAAGTCATTTTTTCCACAACCAGTGTGGTTTTTTAGTAGTCTGGTACTGTGGTTTCTGATCAATCTTGGCCTTTGGCATAGTGGTGGATCAGGCTGGGGTGTCTATTTAGGTATGACTGAAGGTTATCATGATCTTAAAATGCCGATAGGAATCAGCCGTTTCTGGGCGCCAAAATTTCTCTGGTTCTATCTCTGGTTTTTTGTGAGTACCGCGATATTTGCTACCTTCTGGTATTTTAAAGCGAAACATCCCTGGCAGCGCTGGTCCGTATGGGGCTCGGCCTTTATCCTGTTCAATATCTGGTTTGGGGTGCAGGTTAATGTGGTCTTAAATGAATGGTATAGTCCGTTCTATGACCAGATCCAGAATATGCTCACCCAAGGGGGCGGAGATGTCAGCCTACTATATCAAGGTGCATTGACCTTTATTTATATTGCCATGGTCTATGTCACGCTGGCGGTGTTTAACCTGTTCTTTGTCAGCCATTATGTATTCCGCTGGCGTACGGCGATGAATGACTACTATACGGCGCATTGGGAAAAGTTACGTCATATTGAAGGGGCATCACAGCGTATTCAGGAAGATACCATGCGCTTTGCCAAAACTACGGAACAGCTCAGTGTCTCGCTCATTGAATCTCTGATGCTATTAATGGCATTCCTGCCAATTCTGTATGAGTTATCTAGTCATGTAAGAGTACTGCCGATTGTCGGTGAAATACCGCATGCATTAATGTGGGCGTCGATCGGATGGGCAGTTCTGGGCACTGTGATTTTAATGATTGTCGGGATGAAACTCCCTGGACTGGAATTCAATAATCAGAAAGTAGAAGCGGCTTATCGTAAAGAGCTGGTTTATGGTGAAGATTATGCCGATCGCGCTCACCCGCTCACCTTGCAAGAACTGTTTAGCCGGGTACGTACGAATTATTTCCGGCTATATTTCCACTATGCCTATTTCAATATGGTCCGCATCTGGTATCTGCAACTGGACAATATTTACGGATTATTTATTTTGTTTCCAAGTATTGCCGCGGGTGCGATTACACTCGGTTTGATGATGCAGATCCTGAATGTGTTCGGTAAAGTTCGTGAATCCTTCCAATATCTGATTTTATCCTGGCCTACGATTATTGAATTGCTCTCCATCTATAAACGTTTGAAAGCATTTGAATCCCATCTCGATTAA
- a CDS encoding M13 family metallopeptidase, which produces MRKHILSHLILVGAFLHSPVSYAVSTTSLKSAIDLNAIDRTVDPKQDFYQFVNGNWLKTAKIPEDQALSGAFAEVSMRSTQQLFGIFNELAKKQHPQGSNEQKVADLYASYMDTDRLEQLGLEALQQDLQRIESIKTKKDLAEFFAYAEKINLNLPFSTRFYQDRKASSKAMMYVGQGGLGMPDRDFYLSEQPRQQEIRNTYLLYIANTLNFAGQPKPIEDARTILALEKALAKISWSAVELRNDEVRTYLVETKNIINYMPSFDWMNYFSELGLKGARKEVAISQINYLRQLDQLWKVVPIETWQTYLKFNLINSYSPFLTEVFQNHHFEFYDKTLEGVQARSPRNESALKLTNGILGNVLGKLYVEKHFNESQRPAMLEMVENVRKAFHLKLDQADWMGSDTKKQVRHKLDSINIKIGYSKTWRDYSALEIRKDDLIGNIQRTRLFNYQRELDKVGEPIDPEAWHMSPQTANAYYNVKLNEIVLPAAIWQAPFYYDDSHDPAVNYGAIGAVIAHEISHGFDDRGSRFDAKGKGEETWNERDRKKFNERTKALVEQYKQYEALPGHKVNAELNKSENISDNLGLGIAHMAYKLSLKGQPAPVIDGFSGDQRFYIGWAQVWRSKSNPEYLLNSLNLASHAPGHVRGNGAVRNQQSFYEAFGIKEGDKMYLSPEKRISIW; this is translated from the coding sequence TTGAGAAAACATATTTTAAGTCATTTGATTCTTGTGGGTGCATTTCTACATTCACCTGTGAGTTATGCAGTGAGTACAACTTCATTAAAATCGGCAATTGATCTGAATGCGATTGATCGGACGGTTGATCCAAAGCAGGATTTTTATCAATTCGTGAATGGAAACTGGCTGAAAACCGCAAAGATTCCAGAAGATCAGGCATTGTCGGGTGCATTTGCTGAAGTGAGTATGAGATCAACCCAGCAGTTATTTGGCATTTTTAATGAGCTGGCCAAAAAACAGCATCCGCAAGGTAGCAATGAACAAAAGGTCGCGGATCTTTATGCCAGTTATATGGATACCGATCGGCTAGAACAGCTCGGACTTGAGGCATTGCAACAAGACCTGCAGCGGATTGAAAGTATCAAGACCAAAAAAGATCTGGCAGAATTTTTTGCCTATGCGGAAAAAATCAATCTGAATTTGCCATTCTCTACCCGTTTTTATCAGGACCGTAAAGCTTCTTCCAAGGCGATGATGTATGTAGGGCAAGGTGGCTTGGGAATGCCTGACCGTGATTTTTATTTGAGTGAGCAGCCTCGACAACAGGAAATTCGCAATACTTATCTGCTTTATATCGCCAATACCCTGAATTTTGCCGGTCAGCCCAAGCCGATTGAAGATGCTCGCACTATTCTGGCTTTGGAAAAGGCACTGGCAAAAATTAGCTGGTCCGCTGTGGAGCTGCGCAATGATGAGGTGAGAACCTATCTCGTTGAAACTAAAAATATTATTAACTATATGCCTTCTTTTGACTGGATGAATTATTTCTCAGAACTGGGCTTAAAAGGTGCAAGAAAAGAGGTTGCGATCTCGCAGATTAATTATTTGCGTCAGCTGGATCAGTTATGGAAGGTTGTTCCAATTGAAACCTGGCAAACCTATTTGAAATTCAATCTGATCAATAGTTATTCGCCATTTTTAACAGAAGTTTTTCAAAATCATCATTTTGAATTTTATGACAAAACGCTAGAGGGTGTACAAGCACGTTCTCCACGGAATGAGTCTGCCTTGAAGCTAACTAACGGTATTTTAGGTAATGTACTTGGCAAGCTCTATGTAGAAAAGCACTTTAATGAAAGCCAGCGCCCAGCGATGCTGGAAATGGTAGAAAACGTCCGTAAAGCCTTTCATCTGAAACTGGATCAGGCAGACTGGATGGGTTCGGATACCAAAAAACAAGTGCGGCATAAGCTGGATAGCATCAATATCAAAATTGGTTATTCGAAAACATGGCGGGATTATTCAGCCCTAGAGATTCGTAAAGATGATCTGATTGGGAATATCCAGCGGACCCGGCTATTCAATTACCAGCGTGAACTGGACAAGGTGGGAGAACCGATTGATCCAGAAGCCTGGCACATGTCGCCACAAACAGCCAATGCTTACTATAACGTTAAGCTGAATGAAATCGTATTACCTGCGGCCATCTGGCAGGCACCATTTTATTATGATGATAGTCATGATCCTGCAGTGAATTATGGTGCCATCGGGGCTGTTATCGCACATGAAATTAGCCACGGTTTTGACGATAGAGGAAGCCGCTTTGATGCCAAAGGCAAGGGTGAAGAAACCTGGAACGAGCGCGACCGTAAGAAGTTCAATGAACGCACCAAAGCCTTAGTCGAGCAATATAAACAATATGAAGCTCTGCCAGGGCATAAGGTGAATGCGGAATTAAATAAAAGTGAAAATATCTCTGACAACCTAGGCTTAGGGATCGCTCATATGGCCTACAAGTTATCACTCAAGGGTCAGCCAGCACCTGTCATTGATGGCTTTAGTGGAGATCAGCGTTTTTATATAGGCTGGGCACAAGTCTGGCGTAGCAAAAGTAATCCTGAATATCTGTTAAATAGCCTAAACCTTGCCAGCCACGCGCCAGGTCATGTACGTGGCAATGGCGCCGTCCGCAATCAGCAAAGTTTCTATGAAGCTTTTGGGATTAAAGAAGGGGACAAGATGTATTTATCACCTGAAAAACGAATCTCCATCTGGTAA
- a CDS encoding M13 family metallopeptidase, with product MKIFLKTALVSALLAVSSANYASDQTAITALGSGIHLQHFDKKIAPQQDFYQHVNGHWLEHEEIPADMPNWGAFTILRENSTQQLHDIVEELARTKSEYGSNEQKVGSLYASFMDTETLNAKGIQPLKADIAKIDAMKSKKDFTLLLADYAKNHVSTPFEFGVIPDLKKSDQMAVFLGQSGLGLPDRDYYLKDDEKLKSARETYVKHIAKLLTLSGETEAEAAAHAQSILNLETEIAKIQWDNVQNRNLEKMYNVYTLKDVKSLVPEFDWKTYFKATGLDKKTKTVIVAQKSYFEDLNKILSSTPLDVWQTYFKFHLIDGAAPYLSQEFADANFEMYSKTLRGVTEQRARWKRGVDMTNAVLGESLAQVYVAKHFQPEQKQRMEILVENLLLACEQNLEKLDWMGAETKAQAHRKLKSFRVKIGYPSKWRDYSKLEIKDGDLIGNLRRTNSFNYDIALDKLGKPVDREEWHMLPQTVNAYYNPMGNEIVFPAAILQPPFFDMNADDAVNYGAIGAVIGHEISHGFDDQGSRFDADGNMKNWWTEEDDKKFKEKTKALVEQYNAYEAIPGYHVNGELTLGENIADNSGLAIAYEAYKLSLNGKPAPVIDGYTGDQRFYIGWTQAWRAKVRPELALQLLKTDPHSPAAIRGRATLLNQKPFYEAFSVKQEDPMYLEEDKRVKIW from the coding sequence TTGAAAATTTTTCTAAAAACCGCATTGGTAAGTGCTTTATTAGCCGTTTCCTCTGCAAATTATGCTTCAGATCAAACCGCTATTACAGCACTTGGTTCGGGGATTCATCTTCAACACTTTGATAAAAAAATCGCACCACAACAGGACTTCTATCAGCATGTAAATGGACACTGGTTAGAGCATGAGGAAATCCCGGCTGATATGCCAAACTGGGGTGCATTCACGATTTTGCGTGAAAACTCGACCCAGCAATTACATGACATTGTAGAAGAGCTGGCGAGAACCAAATCGGAATATGGCAGCAATGAGCAGAAAGTGGGGAGCTTGTATGCCAGCTTTATGGATACGGAAACTTTAAATGCAAAAGGCATCCAGCCGCTGAAAGCAGATATCGCTAAAATTGATGCCATGAAAAGCAAGAAAGATTTCACTTTGTTGCTTGCAGACTATGCAAAAAACCATGTCAGTACGCCTTTTGAATTTGGCGTGATTCCTGACTTGAAAAAATCTGATCAAATGGCAGTGTTTTTGGGTCAAAGTGGTTTAGGTTTACCGGATCGTGACTACTATTTAAAAGACGATGAAAAACTGAAAAGTGCCCGTGAAACCTATGTTAAACATATTGCTAAGCTGTTGACGCTCTCGGGTGAAACAGAAGCAGAAGCGGCTGCACATGCACAATCTATCCTGAACTTAGAAACTGAAATTGCCAAAATTCAGTGGGATAACGTGCAGAACCGTAATCTCGAAAAAATGTATAACGTCTATACATTAAAAGATGTCAAAAGTCTGGTGCCAGAGTTTGACTGGAAAACCTATTTTAAAGCGACGGGTTTAGATAAAAAAACCAAAACCGTGATTGTGGCGCAAAAAAGTTATTTTGAAGATTTAAACAAGATTTTAAGCAGCACCCCCCTCGATGTATGGCAAACCTATTTCAAATTCCATCTGATTGATGGTGCTGCACCTTACTTAAGCCAGGAATTTGCTGATGCCAACTTTGAAATGTACAGCAAAACCTTACGCGGCGTGACCGAGCAACGGGCACGCTGGAAACGTGGGGTTGATATGACCAATGCCGTACTCGGTGAAAGTCTGGCACAAGTCTATGTCGCAAAACATTTCCAGCCTGAACAAAAACAACGTATGGAAATACTGGTAGAAAACCTGTTGCTGGCATGTGAACAGAATCTGGAAAAACTGGACTGGATGGGGGCAGAAACCAAAGCACAGGCACACCGTAAGCTGAAAAGCTTTAGAGTGAAAATCGGCTATCCAAGTAAATGGCGTGACTATAGCAAGCTGGAAATTAAAGATGGCGACCTGATTGGTAATCTGCGTCGTACCAACAGTTTCAATTATGACATCGCACTGGATAAACTGGGTAAACCGGTCGATCGTGAAGAATGGCATATGCTGCCGCAAACAGTAAATGCTTACTACAACCCGATGGGCAATGAAATTGTTTTCCCTGCTGCAATTTTACAGCCGCCATTCTTCGATATGAATGCCGATGATGCCGTGAACTATGGCGCAATCGGGGCAGTGATCGGGCATGAAATCAGTCATGGCTTTGATGATCAGGGCAGCCGCTTTGATGCAGATGGCAACATGAAAAACTGGTGGACCGAAGAAGACGATAAAAAGTTCAAGGAAAAAACCAAAGCTCTGGTCGAGCAATATAATGCTTATGAAGCGATACCGGGCTATCACGTCAACGGTGAGCTGACCTTAGGCGAAAATATTGCCGATAACTCAGGTCTGGCGATTGCCTATGAAGCTTATAAATTGTCACTAAATGGCAAGCCTGCTCCGGTGATTGATGGATATACCGGAGATCAGCGTTTCTATATTGGTTGGACACAGGCATGGCGTGCCAAAGTTCGTCCGGAACTGGCATTGCAGCTGTTAAAAACAGACCCGCATTCACCAGCAGCCATTCGTGGCCGAGCCACTTTACTTAACCAGAAACCTTTCTATGAAGCTTTTAGCGTCAAGCAAGAAGATCCAATGTATCTGGAAGAAGATAAACGGGTAAAAATCTGGTAA
- the yddG gene encoding aromatic amino acid DMT transporter YddG, translated as MSKNLATLIGLSAILQWSSIVGLLKKISFSIGPDLAVLMMYSLSTLLLLAVFGVPKLKTIPKFYLLSAAALFLVYEICFAYAVALAQTAQQAIEISLVNYLWPSMTIAMLILFHELKFHSLVVVGLSISLAGIFYIQTGNGDIHLATVIHNIQANPTSYILAFIGASLWSLYCVFTKKYSQGHNPIVFFFAMVSVVLWSKTLLLDHEQLPQLLNIDLNIMLYMLLVSIVTGLGYAAWNIGINQGNIAMLVALSYFSPIFSSVISMWVLNTSLSHTFWIGTMMVTLGSFICWLSTNWNEIRDRLFPGKLYKT; from the coding sequence ATGTCGAAAAATCTCGCTACGCTGATTGGCTTAAGTGCCATTTTACAGTGGTCATCTATCGTGGGATTACTCAAAAAAATCAGTTTTAGTATTGGACCTGATCTGGCTGTACTTATGATGTATAGCTTAAGCACCCTGCTCTTACTGGCTGTTTTTGGCGTTCCCAAACTCAAAACCATACCCAAGTTCTATCTGCTCAGTGCAGCTGCATTATTTCTGGTATATGAAATCTGCTTTGCCTATGCCGTAGCACTCGCACAAACTGCACAGCAAGCCATTGAAATTAGTCTGGTGAATTATTTGTGGCCCAGTATGACCATCGCCATGCTGATTTTATTTCATGAACTAAAATTTCATAGCTTGGTGGTGGTGGGGCTTAGTATTAGTCTGGCAGGTATTTTTTATATCCAGACAGGCAACGGCGATATTCATTTAGCAACCGTCATTCATAACATTCAAGCCAATCCGACCAGTTACATCTTGGCATTTATTGGAGCGAGTTTATGGTCGCTGTATTGTGTATTTACCAAAAAATACAGCCAAGGACATAACCCGATCGTGTTCTTTTTCGCGATGGTAAGTGTGGTTCTCTGGAGCAAGACGCTGCTGTTAGATCACGAACAACTGCCGCAACTTCTTAATATTGACTTGAATATTATGCTGTATATGTTGCTGGTCTCGATCGTGACTGGCCTAGGTTATGCAGCCTGGAATATCGGGATTAATCAGGGCAATATCGCAATGCTGGTCGCGTTATCTTATTTTAGTCCGATCTTTTCGTCTGTCATTTCGATGTGGGTGCTGAATACCAGTCTATCCCACACCTTTTGGATCGGCACGATGATGGTCACCTTAGGTTCATTTATTTGCTGGCTGTCGACCAACTGGAATGAAATTCGGGATCGACTGTTTCCAGGCAAGCTTTATAAAACTTAA
- a CDS encoding IS110 family transposase, with the protein MIMLGIDVSKTKIDCCIFPQGLTGKRKNKIFTNTESGFGSLLKWLITLKIEPDQVTAIMEATSVYHENLGYYLYDAGVKVCVANPSRVRAFAKGMSMLNKTDKADSEALSRYGYTAKLIIWQPEPENVRLLKALLGRRDVYLGSLLQEKNRLEKAQSTHTSVVVIKLLEENIEYLNQQLEHIDKLINNHIDQDPTLKQDLKLLQTIPSIGERSGLLLLGLFHSHKFEKASQAAAYVGLVPVHQLSGSSVNKQSHLSKAGDSKIRSVLYMSALTAIKYNPHIEALYQRLLSQGKNKMCALGAAMRKLIHLCYGVLKHQTAYQRDYLVVE; encoded by the coding sequence ATGATTATGCTAGGTATTGATGTCAGTAAAACCAAAATAGATTGTTGCATTTTCCCTCAAGGTTTGACTGGAAAAAGAAAAAATAAAATATTTACTAATACAGAAAGTGGCTTTGGCAGTCTGCTCAAATGGCTCATCACTCTTAAAATTGAACCTGATCAAGTGACAGCAATCATGGAAGCGACTTCGGTTTATCACGAGAATTTGGGATATTATCTATATGATGCAGGTGTAAAGGTTTGTGTGGCTAATCCTTCACGAGTAAGAGCCTTTGCCAAAGGCATGTCCATGCTAAATAAAACGGATAAAGCTGATAGTGAAGCTCTTTCACGTTATGGTTACACCGCAAAGTTAATCATATGGCAGCCTGAACCTGAAAATGTCAGATTATTAAAAGCTTTACTAGGCAGACGAGATGTCTATCTAGGTAGTCTATTGCAGGAAAAGAATCGACTTGAAAAGGCGCAGTCCACTCATACCTCCGTTGTTGTGATTAAATTACTTGAAGAGAATATTGAGTATTTAAATCAGCAACTTGAACATATTGATAAGTTAATAAATAATCACATAGATCAAGATCCAACATTGAAACAGGATTTGAAATTACTGCAAACTATTCCTTCAATCGGTGAACGATCAGGCTTATTACTGTTGGGGTTATTTCATTCGCACAAGTTTGAAAAAGCAAGTCAAGCTGCTGCATATGTAGGTTTGGTTCCAGTACATCAGTTGTCTGGCAGTTCAGTCAACAAGCAAAGTCACTTATCAAAAGCAGGTGACAGTAAAATACGCTCAGTATTGTATATGTCGGCATTAACAGCGATTAAATATAATCCACACATTGAAGCTTTATATCAACGATTATTAAGCCAGGGTAAAAATAAAATGTGTGCTTTAGGTGCTGCAATGCGCAAGCTTATACATCTGTGTTATGGCGTTTTAAAACATCAGACTGCCTATCAAAGAGATTATTTAGTGGTCGAATAA
- the tnpA gene encoding IS66-like element accessory protein TnpA, with product MTTNHQTSIASLAKKRRTYSAEFKQQIVQACKAPDVSIASVALQHGLNTNLVSKWIRLIDAKPGSDRSPLPNKPAFIALSCSAPLDPTPTDMLKVQITLPHSKAEIGLKWQVSEIPALAELLKVLAT from the coding sequence ATGACTACAAATCATCAGACATCCATCGCATCTCTTGCGAAAAAACGAAGAACATACAGTGCTGAATTTAAACAGCAGATCGTTCAGGCTTGTAAAGCACCGGACGTTTCAATTGCTTCAGTCGCTTTGCAACATGGATTGAATACAAATCTTGTATCCAAATGGATTCGCTTAATTGATGCTAAGCCAGGGAGTGATCGCTCACCACTACCGAATAAACCTGCATTTATTGCCTTATCTTGCTCTGCACCATTAGATCCTACTCCTACTGACATGTTAAAAGTTCAAATTACTTTACCCCACTCAAAAGCAGAAATTGGCTTGAAATGGCAAGTATCAGAAATACCTGCCTTGGCAGAATTACTCAAGGTGCTGGCAACATGA
- the tnpB gene encoding IS66 family insertion sequence element accessory protein TnpB (TnpB, as the term is used for proteins encoded by IS66 family insertion elements, is considered an accessory protein, since TnpC, encoded by a neighboring gene, is a DDE family transposase.), translated as MIRIDEIWLSTQPLDMRAGMDTVMAQVVRAFGYIKPHCAYLFCNKRGHRMKVLVHDGLGIWLCARRLEQGKFHWAQVHQGETVALSPEQLQALIQGLPWQRIGRQQVVTML; from the coding sequence ATGATCCGTATCGATGAAATCTGGCTTTCTACCCAACCTCTGGATATGCGAGCAGGGATGGATACTGTCATGGCTCAGGTGGTGAGAGCCTTTGGCTACATTAAACCGCATTGTGCTTACCTGTTCTGTAATAAACGTGGCCATCGCATGAAAGTGCTGGTACATGATGGACTGGGCATCTGGCTGTGTGCCCGGCGGCTGGAACAGGGAAAATTCCACTGGGCTCAAGTTCACCAAGGTGAAACCGTGGCCCTCAGCCCGGAACAGTTACAGGCATTAATCCAAGGTTTGCCCTGGCAGAGAATTGGACGACAGCAGGTGGTGACGATGCTTTAA
- the tnpC gene encoding IS66 family transposase, translating into MNTLPDLSQLTHEQLLEFTRQLAMQHQSLAQSNQQLDARVQHLEVTNQQLDSKVQHLSILNQKYEHELALFKQHKFGSKNEHLTAKQIHLWDEAVEEDIAAVDLELERLNADKTDAATQKAKTNKPKRRLLPDHLHTIRIEHEPASTQCSCGCQLRRIGEDISEKLHFRPAQFYKEQHVRGKWVCDQCDTLTQQAMPAYVIDKGIASPELLSHVLVSKYADHLPLYRQRLIYQRAGIDLSRSTLSDWIGRCGVELEPLANALKEVVLQQQVLHADETPVTIMRMGENEKKPKKGYVWAYATTQYNPVQAVIYDFQDSRSGQHAEAFLKDWQGHLVCDDYSGYKARFKSGQVIEVGCMAHARRKFHELHVTKKSQVAEQALVLIQKLYAIEAELRKKTDGTAEQRREYRQQHSQPVMQQLYEWLNQHQLTVPSSSPTAKAINYTLKRWPALSRYLDDGNLPICNNWVENQMRPWALGRKNWLFAGSLRSGQRAANIMTLIQSAKLNGLDPYAYLSDVLKRLPTHKVTQIEELLPHRWKPKSN; encoded by the coding sequence ATGAATACGCTGCCTGACTTAAGCCAACTGACCCATGAACAACTGCTGGAATTCACCAGGCAGTTGGCGATGCAGCATCAGTCTCTGGCACAATCAAACCAGCAATTAGATGCCAGAGTTCAACATCTTGAAGTCACCAATCAGCAATTAGATTCTAAAGTTCAACATCTTTCTATTCTCAATCAAAAATACGAGCATGAACTGGCGCTGTTTAAACAGCATAAATTCGGCAGTAAAAACGAACATCTCACCGCAAAACAAATCCATCTGTGGGACGAAGCGGTCGAAGAAGATATCGCAGCCGTTGATCTGGAATTAGAACGATTAAATGCAGATAAAACCGATGCAGCGACACAGAAAGCCAAAACCAATAAACCTAAACGTCGACTGCTGCCAGATCATCTACACACCATCCGTATTGAGCATGAACCTGCATCAACCCAATGCAGTTGTGGCTGCCAGTTACGTCGTATCGGCGAAGATATCAGTGAAAAACTGCATTTCAGACCGGCACAGTTCTACAAGGAACAGCATGTTCGTGGCAAATGGGTCTGTGATCAGTGTGACACCCTGACTCAGCAAGCGATGCCTGCCTATGTGATTGATAAAGGCATTGCTTCACCTGAACTGCTCAGCCATGTGCTGGTATCGAAGTATGCCGATCATTTGCCGCTGTACCGTCAGCGCCTGATCTATCAGCGGGCTGGCATTGATCTGTCCAGATCCACTTTATCTGACTGGATTGGTCGCTGCGGTGTGGAACTGGAGCCTCTGGCTAATGCCTTAAAAGAGGTGGTGCTGCAACAGCAGGTGCTGCATGCAGATGAAACACCAGTCACCATTATGCGGATGGGTGAGAATGAGAAAAAACCGAAGAAAGGTTATGTCTGGGCCTATGCCACCACACAGTACAATCCAGTTCAGGCGGTGATCTATGACTTTCAGGATAGTCGTTCAGGTCAGCATGCTGAAGCGTTCCTGAAAGACTGGCAGGGCCATCTGGTCTGTGATGATTACAGCGGTTATAAAGCACGCTTTAAATCAGGTCAGGTCATTGAGGTGGGCTGCATGGCGCATGCGCGTCGTAAATTCCATGAACTGCATGTGACCAAAAAAAGTCAGGTCGCTGAACAGGCATTAGTGCTGATTCAGAAACTGTATGCCATAGAAGCAGAACTCAGGAAAAAGACCGATGGTACAGCAGAACAGCGCCGCGAATACCGACAACAGCATAGTCAACCGGTGATGCAACAACTGTATGAATGGCTCAACCAACATCAACTGACTGTGCCATCGAGTTCTCCAACCGCCAAGGCGATCAATTACACTCTGAAGCGTTGGCCAGCTTTAAGCCGCTATCTGGATGATGGCAATCTACCGATTTGCAATAACTGGGTGGAAAACCAGATGCGCCCCTGGGCGTTGGGACGTAAGAACTGGTTATTTGCAGGTTCGCTGCGCAGCGGTCAGCGAGCAGCCAATATTATGACATTAATCCAGTCAGCAAAGCTGAATGGGCTGGATCCCTATGCCTATTTAAGTGATGTGCTGAAAAGGTTGCCGACACATAAAGTGACTCAGATTGAAGAATTGCTACCACACCGCTGGAAACCTAAATCGAATTAA